GCGCTGGGCCGAGGCGGGCAAGGAGCACGGCGTCGAGGCCATCATCGGCCTGGAGCTCACGGTTGGAGCGGGCACAGCCGCACCGCCGCACCGCCGCACCGAGAGGGCCCAGTGCGCCGGTGCGCCCGTGCGGCTGTGCCCGCTGTCACACCTCACGCTGCTCGCGATGTCAAAGGGCGGCTACCGCAACCTTTCCCGCCTCGTCACCGCGGCGCGCAGCGGCGATCGTGGCGCCCCCGCCGTTTCGTGGTTCGACGTCGAACGCCACGCCGCGGGACTCTTCTGCCTCACCGGCTGTCCTTTCGGCGAGGTCCCGCAGCGCCTCGCCAAGGGGGACGACGCCGGCGCCCGCGAGTGCCTCGGCCGGCTCGCGGAGGTCTTCGGCGGGAACGTCGCGGTCGAGTGCTGGGATCACGCGCTCGCCGAGGAGCGCGCGCTGATCCCCAGGCTCATCGCGCTCGCCGGCTCGCTCGACCTCGCCTGGCTCGTCACCAACGACGTCCATTACGCGACCCCGAAGGGGCGCATAGTCCACGACGTGCTGACCTGCCTGCGCCACCGGACGACGCTCGACCAGGCGGGCACCCTGCTCCGGCCCAACGGCCAGTGGTATCTCAAACGCCCGGAGAAGACGGCGCACCACTGGCGCCACTACCCCGAAGGCCTCGCCGCCACGCGCGACGTCGCCGAGCGGTGCGCTTTCCGGATGGGCCAGCTCACCCCCGCGCTCCCCACGTTCCCGCTGCCGCCCGGCGTCACCGCAGACGACTACCTCGCCTCGCTGGTGGCCTCCGGGGCACGCGAACGGTACGGCTCCCGGCTCACGGCTCGTCATCGCCAGCAGCTCCGCCACGAGCTGGACATCATCGCGCGCCTGGGCCTGGCGGGCTACTTCCTCATCGTCTGGGACATCGTGCGCGAGGCCAACCGCCTCGGCGTGCTGGCGCAGGGACGCGGGTCCGCCGCCAACTCCGCCGTCTGCTACTGCCTCGGCATCACCGCCGTGGACCCGATCGGGATGGAGCTGCTGTTCGAGCGCTTCCTCTCGGAGGAGCGGCGCGACCCGCCCGATATCGACATCGACTTCGCTCACCGCGACCGCGAGCAGGTCATCCAGTACGTCTACCGCCGCTACGGGCGCGACCACGCCGCCATGGTCTGCGAGGCCATCACCTACCGCGGTCGTGCCGCGGTGCGCGACGCGGCGCGCGTCCTCGGCTTCTCCGTGCAGCAGGCCGAGAAGTTGGCCGACGAGGCGGACCGCGACGGGGCGAGAGAGACGGGCGAGAAGCTCGCCGACGGCGGCGCAGCGGCAGCCGACCTCGACCCCACGGACCATCGCGTGCAGCGGCTGGCCGAAGTCGTCCGCGGCCTGCACCAGCTCCCGCGGCACCGTTCGATCCACGTGGGCGGCTTCGTCCTCTCGAGGGAGCCGCTGGCTCACGTCGTCCCCATCGAGCCGGCCGCGATGCCGGAGCGCACCGTCATCCAGTGGGACAAGGACGACCTCGACCCGGTGCGCCTCATCAAGATCGACCTCCTCGGCCTCGGCATGCTCACGCTGATCCAGGACGCGATCAAGCTCATCCGCGAGACCCGCGGCGTCACGATCGACCTCGCGAAGCTCCCGATGGACGACCCGGCCGTCTACGACATGATCTGCCGCGCCGACACGGTGGGCGTCTTCCAGATCGAGTCGCGAGCGCAGATGAACACCCTGCCACGCCTCGCGCCGCGGAAGTTCTACGACCTGGTGGTGGAAGTGGCGCTCATCCGGCCCGGGCCCATCCAGGGCGAGATGGTCCACCCGTACCTCAGGCGTCGTGCGGGGGAGGAACCGGTCACCTACCCGCACCCCTCGCTCGAGCCGATCCTCGAGCGCACCCTCGGCGTGCCGCTCTTCCAGGAGCAAGGGATGCAGGTAGCGATCGCCGCCGCGGGCTTCACGCCGGGCGAGGCCGACGAGTTGCGCCGCGCGATGGGCCACAAGCGCTCGCACGAGCGCATGGCGAAGATCTGCCGGAAGCTCATCGACGGCATGGCGAAGCACGGGATCGAGCCCGACGTCGCGCGGCGGATCTTCAACCAGATCTCCGCCTTCGCCGACTACGGTTTCCCCGAGAGCCACGCCGCGAGCTTCGCGCTGCTCGTCTACGCCTCGTCGTACCTCAAGCACTACTACCCGGTCGAGTTCACCTGCGCGCTCCTCAACGCGCAGCCGATGGGTTTCTACTCGCCGGGCACGATCGTGGAAGACGCGAGACGGCACGGCGTGGAAGTGCGCGGCGTGGATGTGATGCGGAGCGGATGGGACTGTACGGTGGAAGACAGCGGGCAAAGGCGCACGGGCGCACCGGGGCACAGAGACTGCGTCGTCGC
This window of the Gemmatimonadales bacterium genome carries:
- a CDS encoding error-prone DNA polymerase; this translates as RWAEAGKEHGVEAIIGLELTVGAGTAAPPHRRTERAQCAGAPVRLCPLSHLTLLAMSKGGYRNLSRLVTAARSGDRGAPAVSWFDVERHAAGLFCLTGCPFGEVPQRLAKGDDAGARECLGRLAEVFGGNVAVECWDHALAEERALIPRLIALAGSLDLAWLVTNDVHYATPKGRIVHDVLTCLRHRTTLDQAGTLLRPNGQWYLKRPEKTAHHWRHYPEGLAATRDVAERCAFRMGQLTPALPTFPLPPGVTADDYLASLVASGARERYGSRLTARHRQQLRHELDIIARLGLAGYFLIVWDIVREANRLGVLAQGRGSAANSAVCYCLGITAVDPIGMELLFERFLSEERRDPPDIDIDFAHRDREQVIQYVYRRYGRDHAAMVCEAITYRGRAAVRDAARVLGFSVQQAEKLADEADRDGARETGEKLADGGAAAADLDPTDHRVQRLAEVVRGLHQLPRHRSIHVGGFVLSREPLAHVVPIEPAAMPERTVIQWDKDDLDPVRLIKIDLLGLGMLTLIQDAIKLIRETRGVTIDLAKLPMDDPAVYDMICRADTVGVFQIESRAQMNTLPRLAPRKFYDLVVEVALIRPGPIQGEMVHPYLRRRAGEEPVTYPHPSLEPILERTLGVPLFQEQGMQVAIAAAGFTPGEADELRRAMGHKRSHERMAKICRKLIDGMAKHGIEPDVARRIFNQISAFADYGFPESHAASFALLVYASSYLKHYYPVEFTCALLNAQPMGFYSPGTIVEDARRHGVEVRGVDVMRSGWDCTVEDSGQRRTGAPGHRDCVVASTVRPCVRAPVPSALRIGLRYIHGLGAKAKECLEPLLSGRRPDSLEGWVRAGGLNVAQLRSLAEAGAFDSLWPNRRSAFWELLKHARGAAGPLAPVTGDRRPAPVPPFAPIELTEADYRVTGLSPAGHPMRHLREAMHRRGVTTAAGLARRKDGDWVSVAGIVICRQRPGTAKGFCFVTLEDETGLANIVITPQLFEANKKLVVRSPLLVVRGILQEEQGVLNVRGKKFAAPDPKAGAAFVESHDFH